The Ornithinimicrobium sufpigmenti genome includes the window GTAGACGGCCCGCACGTCCGCTCCGGTCCTGGTCGTCGGTAACTACTTCGACGGCGTGACAGACCACGACGGCGCAGTGGCGACCGACTGGTTGCTGCGGAACAGCCGGCTGCTCAGCTACGCGGGCTGGGGCCAGACGGCATACGGCCGCCGTCAGTGTGCGACCGACCACATCGACGACTACCTGCTGACCAGGTCGTTGCCGTCCAGGGGTGAGGTATACCCGGCCAACCCGAACCCGTTCCTGCCGCAGGCCCGTATGGCGCAGTCGGCACCTCTCGTGGGGCTGCCCATGCCGTGGCTGCTGCAGACCGAGCTCCCGGCTGGGAGCCGCTAGTCAGTCGACCGGTACGGCTCCCCTGGGATGAGCCACCGCACCCGGTGCCGGACGTCCGAGGGAGCCAGCGCGAGCGCCTCCTCGACGGCTGGGCGGCCGGAGCGGAAGTGCGACCAGCCCTCGTAGTGGACGGGCACCGCCACCCGCGGGCGGGTCAGCGCGACGAGCTCCACCGCTCGCCGGCCGGTCATCGTGTAGCGCACCGGACCGGTCACCGCGAAGCGCACGCCGCCGACGTGGACGAGCGCCACGTCCACCCGCAGACGGGCGGCGACGCGGCGCAGCGACCGGTGCAGCACGGTGTCACCGGTCACCCACAACCGGACCTCCTCCTCCCCGGCGCGACGCACCGCGAAGCCGACCACGTCCCCCACGACCGGGCCGGACAGCGGAGGGCCGTGGTGCGCCGGGGTGGCGGTGACCTCCAGGGGTGGCAGGTTCGCAGCCTGCAGCACCGTCACCTCCCCCGGGGCCATCCCTAGCGCGTTCGGCAGACCAAGCCTCCGCGCCCCGCTGACCGTGGTCAGCACGGTGCCCACCGCTGGCAGGAGCTGCCTTCCGGCAGCGTCGAGGTTGTCGCCGTGCCGGTCATGGCTCAGGAGGACCGCGTCGATATGCGGCAGGTCGCGGAGCCCCAGGGCCGGCCCCGCCAGCTTGTCCGACGACGTGCCCCAGCCGAAGTCGTAGTGCCCCCCGGCCGGGTCGAACGTCGGGTCGGTCAGGAGGTGCCAGCCGTCGAGCTCGATGAGGACGGTCGGGCCACCGATGTGGGTGAGGATCACCGCGCGTGCTCCACCGCCCACGTCAGGACGTCGTCGGCGATCTGCTCCCAGCCTTCCTGCGCGGGCAGCAGGTGGGCGTAGCCCTCGTACTCCCAGATCTCGGTGGTCGCCGTCGAGGAGTAGTGCT containing:
- a CDS encoding MBL fold metallo-hydrolase yields the protein MILTHIGGPTVLIELDGWHLLTDPTFDPAGGHYDFGWGTSSDKLAGPALGLRDLPHIDAVLLSHDRHGDNLDAAGRQLLPAVGTVLTTVSGARRLGLPNALGMAPGEVTVLQAANLPPLEVTATPAHHGPPLSGPVVGDVVGFAVRRAGEEEVRLWVTGDTVLHRSLRRVAARLRVDVALVHVGGVRFAVTGPVRYTMTGRRAVELVALTRPRVAVPVHYEGWSHFRSGRPAVEEALALAPSDVRHRVRWLIPGEPYRSTD